The following proteins are co-located in the Microbacterium immunditiarum genome:
- a CDS encoding ABC transporter permease, whose translation MAKRSFFDRLPVVHQLRQSVGLQRGMLVAGLVLTAVFLLVAILAPWLAPYSYNQLRGPDGLFGAQQPPSPEHLLGTTVGGYDVLSRTIWGAQTALFVVVVAIALSVFIGILLGLISGYIGGWLDRVLVVIADAIYSFPSLLLAIVAAIAVSGGQSGLVPGVLSAAIAITVVFIPQYLRVVRAEVVRVKSEAFVESAKVIGASTWRIMFRHVLRNSTRSLPLIVTLNASEAIATLAALGFLGFGIEPTAAAEWGYDLKESIGDVSAGIWWTAIPPGTAIVLAILGVTLIGESLNDLADPRLRARRRAAKQTPADAVAASQPVAREFMGEVE comes from the coding sequence ATGGCCAAGCGCTCGTTCTTCGACCGGCTCCCCGTCGTCCACCAGCTTCGTCAGAGTGTCGGCCTGCAGCGGGGCATGCTCGTGGCGGGCCTCGTGCTCACCGCCGTCTTCCTTCTCGTCGCGATTCTCGCGCCGTGGCTCGCGCCGTACAGTTACAACCAGCTGCGCGGTCCAGACGGCCTGTTCGGCGCGCAGCAGCCGCCGAGCCCCGAGCACCTGCTCGGCACGACGGTCGGCGGCTATGACGTGCTCTCGCGCACCATCTGGGGTGCCCAGACCGCGTTGTTCGTCGTCGTCGTCGCGATCGCGCTGTCGGTGTTCATCGGCATCCTGCTGGGTCTCATCTCCGGATACATCGGAGGGTGGCTCGACCGCGTGCTCGTCGTCATCGCCGACGCGATCTACTCGTTCCCGTCGCTCCTGCTCGCGATCGTCGCGGCGATCGCGGTGAGCGGCGGCCAGTCCGGTCTCGTGCCGGGCGTGCTCTCGGCGGCGATCGCGATCACCGTGGTGTTCATCCCGCAGTATCTGCGAGTGGTCCGTGCCGAGGTCGTGCGAGTGAAGTCCGAAGCCTTCGTGGAGTCGGCCAAGGTCATCGGCGCGAGCACCTGGCGCATCATGTTCCGCCACGTGCTGCGCAACTCGACGCGCTCACTCCCGCTCATCGTGACCCTCAACGCGTCGGAGGCGATCGCGACTCTGGCCGCCCTCGGCTTCCTCGGCTTCGGCATCGAGCCCACCGCCGCGGCCGAGTGGGGCTATGACCTCAAGGAGTCGATCGGCGACGTGTCGGCCGGCATCTGGTGGACGGCTATCCCGCCGGGAACAGCGATCGTGCTCGCGATCCTCGGCGTCACACTCATCGGCGAGAGCCTCAACGACCTGGCCGACCCGCGCCTTCGCGCACGCCGCCGCGCCGCGAAGCAGACGCCGGCCGACGCGGTGGCCGCGAGCCAGCCCGTGGCGCGCGAGTTCATGGGAGAGGTGGAGTGA
- a CDS encoding ABC transporter ATP-binding protein: MAVASDSVAVEIRDLDVTFATDAGDVRAVRGVSLDVRSGEVLAIVGESGSGKTVTSRTILGLLPETATVGGAVILDGTDVAKLDKKELREVRGSKAAMIFQEPSTALNPVFTVGWQLAEGLRAHGQYSKAEARAKAVEMLGRVGIPDPDRRVNDYPHQFSGGQKQRIVIAMALALDPTVIIADEPTTALDVTVQAEILDLLRDLRDQYGTAIVLITHNMGVVADLADRVAVMLEGEVVETAPVGEIFAAPQHEYTKRLLAAVPRLEIADRTLSAEEAAGEPVVQATDLVIEYAGRFGRSAFRAVDRVSFSIRSGEVLGLVGESGSGKTTIGRAIAGLTPVADGSLRVLGVEMNGVKEREFRKRRSELGFVFQDPATSFNPLLTIAQNVAEPLVVHGKATDATAARGRVDELLDAVQLGGSFGDRFPHELSGGQRQRASLARALALDPKLLIADEPTSALDVSVQARVLDLFGELQERFGFATLFITHDLAVVDLLAHSIVVLHHGRIAEAGPTSRVLGTPEDAYTRRLIASLPVPDPIEQAARRAEWREAFGH, translated from the coding sequence ATGGCCGTGGCATCCGACTCCGTCGCGGTCGAGATCCGCGACCTCGACGTCACTTTCGCGACCGACGCGGGCGACGTCCGCGCCGTGCGCGGGGTCTCGCTCGACGTGCGAAGCGGCGAGGTGCTCGCGATCGTGGGCGAGTCCGGCAGCGGCAAGACCGTGACGTCGCGCACGATCCTCGGCCTCCTTCCCGAGACCGCCACGGTCGGCGGCGCCGTCATCCTCGACGGCACCGACGTCGCCAAGCTCGACAAGAAGGAGCTGCGCGAGGTGCGCGGCTCGAAGGCGGCGATGATCTTCCAGGAGCCGTCGACCGCGCTCAACCCGGTCTTCACGGTCGGCTGGCAGCTTGCCGAGGGCCTGCGCGCACACGGCCAGTACTCGAAGGCCGAGGCGAGGGCCAAGGCCGTCGAGATGCTGGGCCGCGTCGGCATCCCCGACCCGGACCGGCGCGTCAACGACTACCCGCACCAGTTCTCGGGGGGGCAGAAGCAGCGCATCGTCATCGCGATGGCGCTCGCGCTCGACCCTACGGTGATCATCGCCGACGAGCCGACCACCGCGCTCGACGTGACGGTGCAGGCCGAGATCCTCGACCTGCTGCGGGACCTTCGCGACCAGTACGGCACTGCGATCGTGCTCATCACGCACAACATGGGCGTGGTTGCCGACCTCGCCGACCGCGTCGCCGTGATGCTCGAGGGAGAGGTCGTCGAGACCGCGCCGGTCGGGGAGATCTTCGCCGCACCGCAGCACGAGTACACGAAACGCCTGCTCGCGGCCGTGCCGCGCCTGGAGATCGCCGACCGCACGCTGTCGGCCGAAGAGGCCGCGGGCGAGCCGGTCGTGCAGGCGACCGATCTCGTGATCGAGTACGCCGGCCGGTTCGGTCGCTCGGCGTTCCGTGCCGTCGACCGCGTGAGCTTCTCGATCCGTTCCGGCGAAGTGCTCGGACTCGTGGGCGAGAGCGGCTCGGGCAAGACCACGATCGGGCGCGCGATCGCGGGCCTCACGCCGGTCGCGGACGGCTCGCTGCGCGTGCTCGGCGTCGAGATGAACGGCGTCAAGGAGCGGGAGTTCCGCAAGCGCCGCAGCGAGCTCGGCTTCGTCTTCCAGGATCCCGCGACGAGCTTCAACCCGCTCCTGACGATCGCGCAGAACGTCGCCGAGCCGCTGGTCGTGCACGGAAAGGCGACGGATGCCACGGCCGCACGCGGCCGCGTCGACGAGCTGCTCGACGCGGTGCAGCTCGGCGGGTCGTTCGGCGACCGCTTCCCGCACGAGCTCTCCGGCGGTCAGCGTCAGCGCGCCTCGCTCGCGCGGGCGCTCGCCCTCGACCCGAAGCTGCTGATCGCGGACGAGCCGACGAGCGCGCTCGACGTGTCGGTGCAGGCCCGCGTGCTCGACCTCTTCGGCGAACTGCAGGAGCGCTTCGGCTTCGCCACGCTGTTCATCACGCACGACCTCGCCGTCGTTGACCTCCTCGCACACAGCATCGTGGTGCTGCACCACGGGCGTATCGCCGAGGCAGGGCCGACGTCGCGTGTGCTCGGCACCCCGGAGGACGCGTACACGCGTCGCCTCATCGCGTCGCTTCCCGTCCCCGACCCGATCGAGCAGGCCGCGCGTCGCGCGGAGTGGCGGGAGGCGTTCGGGCACTGA
- a CDS encoding CCA tRNA nucleotidyltransferase, with product MLNMAEGIARLGALAESPVVAALGRAFADAGFELAIVGGPVRDALLGRDVHDLDFTTDARPDDILRVVKPISSAHWDIGRDFGTIGARVKGEQVEITTFRADSYDGVTRKPTVEFGDALESDLVRRDFTVNAMALRVPGRTLVDPTGGVEDLVAGRLRPPADPAVSFGDDPLRMLRAARFASQLRFAVDPDTEAAIADLRQTLSIVSPERVRAELVRLLQTDDPVRGIRILVETRLIDEFLPEFPALRLEVDEHHHHKDVYEHTLTVLRQAIELEKSRNPDAAPDVALRLAALLHDIGKPATRRLEPGGGVTFYHHDLKGARMARKRLQALRFDTGTINSVARLIELHLRFFGYAEGAWTDSAVRRYVRDAGPELERLHILTRADVTTRNRRKAARLATAYDDIERRIAELAAQEQLDAMRPELDGNRIQEALGIKPGREVGEAYRFLLDLRLDEGLVGEEEAERRLREWWASRG from the coding sequence ATGCTCAACATGGCCGAGGGCATCGCGCGCCTCGGCGCGCTCGCCGAGTCTCCCGTGGTCGCAGCGCTCGGTCGTGCGTTCGCCGACGCGGGGTTCGAGCTGGCGATCGTCGGCGGTCCCGTGCGCGACGCGCTCCTCGGCCGCGACGTGCACGACCTCGACTTCACGACCGACGCGCGGCCCGACGACATCCTTCGCGTGGTGAAGCCGATCAGCTCCGCGCACTGGGACATCGGCCGTGACTTCGGCACCATCGGCGCGCGCGTCAAGGGCGAGCAGGTCGAGATCACGACCTTCCGCGCCGACAGCTACGACGGCGTGACGCGCAAGCCGACGGTGGAGTTCGGCGACGCCCTCGAGAGCGACCTCGTGCGGCGCGACTTCACCGTGAACGCGATGGCGCTGCGGGTCCCCGGGCGCACGCTCGTCGACCCCACCGGAGGCGTCGAAGACCTCGTCGCAGGGCGACTGCGCCCGCCCGCCGATCCCGCGGTCAGCTTCGGCGACGATCCGCTGCGGATGCTCCGCGCCGCCCGCTTCGCGTCGCAGCTGCGTTTCGCGGTCGACCCCGACACCGAGGCGGCGATCGCCGACCTGCGTCAGACGCTCTCGATCGTGAGCCCCGAGCGCGTGCGGGCCGAGCTCGTGCGACTGCTGCAGACCGACGACCCGGTGCGCGGCATCCGGATCCTCGTCGAGACCCGCCTCATCGACGAGTTCCTCCCCGAGTTCCCGGCGTTGCGCCTCGAGGTCGACGAGCACCACCACCACAAGGACGTGTACGAGCACACGCTCACCGTGCTGCGGCAGGCGATCGAGCTGGAGAAGTCGAGGAATCCGGATGCTGCGCCCGACGTGGCCCTGCGCCTGGCGGCGCTGCTGCACGACATCGGCAAGCCCGCGACCCGCCGGCTCGAGCCGGGCGGCGGCGTGACGTTCTACCACCACGACCTCAAGGGCGCGCGCATGGCGCGCAAGCGTCTGCAGGCGCTGCGCTTCGACACCGGCACGATCAACTCGGTGGCGCGGCTCATCGAGCTGCACCTCCGCTTCTTCGGCTATGCCGAGGGGGCGTGGACGGACTCCGCGGTGCGGCGCTACGTGCGCGACGCGGGTCCGGAGCTGGAACGGCTGCACATCCTGACGCGCGCCGACGTGACGACGCGCAACCGCCGGAAGGCCGCACGACTCGCCACGGCGTATGACGACATCGAGCGCCGGATCGCCGAGCTCGCCGCCCAGGAGCAGCTCGACGCGATGCGTCCCGAGCTCGACGGCAACCGCATACAAGAGGCGCTCGGCATCAAGCCGGGCCGCGAAGTCGGAGAGGCGTATCGGTTCCTTTTGGACCTGCGCCTCGACGAGGGACTCGTGGGCGAGGAAGAGGCGGAGCGGCGCCTTCGGGAGTGGTGGGCCTCGCGCGGCTGA
- a CDS encoding ABC transporter permease → MTTSEVAPVDQPPPLLAASRSKSGGGKLGRYLLTRFLLIFVTVAILVTVVFFMIRLTGDPITAALGGRLPADQLAERIREAGFDRPIIIQYIEYLGQIFTGDFGTTLTDRQPVIDVLVRYGTATLELAVYALIVAFIVGIPLGLVAAAKRDKAPDAALRVGAILFYATPVFFAGLVAKLIFSVWLGWFPVSGRANVRTEIALNRSGGTGIYLIDAIASGNPAYVQDVLSHAVLPAMTLGLAIAGVFLRLVRTNVIGTFNMPYVDAARSRGVSEFRLVRKHAYKPALIPIVTVIGLQVAILLAGAVLTETTFEWQGIGFQLARYLAARDFVAVQAIVVMIAIIVAVTNFIVDVIAAFLDPRVRY, encoded by the coding sequence ATGACCACGAGCGAGGTCGCACCCGTCGATCAGCCGCCGCCCCTGCTGGCCGCATCGCGGTCGAAGTCGGGAGGAGGCAAGCTCGGGCGCTACCTCCTCACGCGGTTCCTCCTCATCTTCGTGACGGTAGCGATCCTCGTCACGGTCGTGTTCTTCATGATCCGCCTCACCGGAGACCCGATCACGGCCGCGCTCGGCGGACGACTCCCCGCCGACCAGCTCGCGGAGCGCATCCGCGAGGCGGGCTTCGACCGGCCGATCATCATCCAGTACATCGAGTACCTCGGGCAGATCTTCACGGGCGACTTCGGGACGACCCTCACCGATCGCCAGCCGGTCATCGACGTGCTCGTCCGGTACGGCACGGCCACTCTCGAGCTCGCCGTGTACGCGCTGATCGTCGCGTTCATCGTCGGCATCCCGCTCGGTCTGGTCGCCGCCGCCAAGCGCGACAAGGCGCCGGATGCCGCGCTCCGCGTCGGCGCCATCCTCTTCTATGCGACCCCGGTGTTCTTCGCCGGCCTGGTCGCGAAGCTCATCTTCTCGGTGTGGCTCGGCTGGTTCCCCGTGAGCGGACGCGCGAACGTGCGCACCGAGATCGCCCTCAATCGCAGCGGCGGCACGGGCATCTACCTCATCGATGCGATCGCGTCGGGGAATCCCGCCTACGTGCAGGACGTGCTGTCGCACGCGGTGCTGCCCGCCATGACGCTCGGGCTCGCGATCGCCGGAGTCTTCCTGCGGCTCGTGCGCACGAACGTCATCGGCACGTTCAACATGCCGTACGTCGACGCGGCGCGCTCGCGCGGCGTGAGTGAGTTCCGCCTCGTCCGCAAGCACGCGTACAAGCCCGCGCTCATCCCGATCGTGACCGTGATCGGGTTGCAGGTCGCGATCCTGCTCGCGGGTGCGGTGCTCACCGAAACCACCTTCGAGTGGCAGGGCATCGGATTCCAGCTCGCCCGCTACCTCGCCGCGCGCGACTTCGTCGCGGTGCAGGCCATCGTCGTGATGATCGCGATCATCGTCGCCGTGACGAACTTCATCGTCGATGTGATAGCCGCCTTCCTCGATCCGAGGGTGAGGTACTGA
- a CDS encoding ABC transporter substrate-binding protein, with product MSLHHSARGRLGLAIGALGASAILLAGCAGGGGGNGGDGDASGEPIIVGTTDKVTTLDPAGSYDNGSLAVQTQVFPYLVNTDYNSTEVVPDLAESAEFTSETEYTVTLPEGLKWANGNDLTSSDVKFSFERNIAIADPNGASSLLYNLDSIETPDETTVVFKLKSANDQVFPFILTSFPGAIVDDEVFSADSLTPDQDIVDANAFGGPYSITSWDFNKSVEFTPNENYQGLLDAPENSGVILQYFAESSNLKLAVQEGDVDVAYRSLSATDVEDLSGNDNVQVIDGPGGEIRYIVFNFNTQPYGATTPEADPAKALAVRQALADLVDRSEISEQVYKGTYTPLYSYVPEGFTGAIEALKPLYGDGNGGPDAEKAAARLEAAGVETPVALSLQYSPDHYGPSSGDEYALVKSQLEESGLFTVDLKSTEWVQYSEDRTSDVYPAYQLGWFPDYSDADNYLTPFFLTENFLGNHFSDAQTEELILAQAVETDPATRQQQIEDIQSRVAELLSTVPLLQGAQVAVAGTDVDGVILDASFKLRFAPINK from the coding sequence ATGTCACTGCATCACAGCGCGCGCGGCCGTCTCGGCCTCGCGATCGGGGCGCTCGGCGCCTCGGCCATCCTCCTCGCCGGCTGCGCCGGCGGTGGCGGCGGCAACGGCGGCGACGGCGACGCATCGGGTGAGCCGATCATCGTCGGCACCACCGACAAGGTCACCACGCTCGACCCGGCCGGCTCGTACGACAACGGCTCGCTCGCGGTCCAGACCCAGGTCTTCCCGTACCTCGTCAACACCGACTACAACAGCACCGAGGTCGTGCCCGACCTCGCCGAGTCGGCGGAGTTCACGTCCGAGACCGAGTACACCGTCACCCTGCCCGAGGGTCTCAAGTGGGCCAACGGCAACGACCTCACGTCGTCGGACGTCAAGTTCTCGTTCGAGCGCAACATCGCGATCGCCGACCCGAACGGCGCGTCCAGCCTGCTGTACAACCTCGACAGCATCGAGACGCCCGACGAGACGACGGTCGTCTTCAAGCTCAAGTCGGCGAACGACCAGGTCTTCCCGTTCATCCTGACAAGCTTCCCGGGTGCGATCGTCGACGACGAGGTCTTCTCGGCCGACTCGCTCACCCCCGACCAGGACATCGTCGACGCGAACGCCTTCGGCGGCCCCTACTCGATCACCTCGTGGGACTTCAACAAGTCCGTCGAGTTCACCCCGAACGAGAACTACCAGGGTCTGCTCGACGCTCCTGAGAACAGCGGCGTCATCCTGCAGTACTTCGCCGAGTCGTCGAACCTGAAGCTCGCAGTCCAGGAGGGCGACGTCGACGTGGCGTACCGCAGCCTGTCAGCGACCGACGTCGAAGACCTCAGCGGCAACGACAACGTCCAGGTGATCGACGGCCCCGGCGGCGAGATCCGCTACATCGTGTTCAACTTCAACACGCAGCCGTACGGCGCGACGACTCCTGAGGCCGACCCCGCCAAGGCGCTCGCGGTGCGTCAGGCGCTCGCCGACCTCGTCGACCGCTCGGAGATCTCGGAGCAGGTTTACAAGGGCACCTACACGCCGCTGTACTCGTACGTTCCCGAGGGCTTCACGGGTGCGATCGAGGCGCTCAAGCCGCTGTACGGCGACGGCAACGGCGGCCCGGATGCCGAGAAGGCCGCGGCCCGCCTCGAGGCGGCCGGCGTCGAGACGCCCGTCGCGCTCAGCCTGCAGTACAGCCCCGACCACTACGGCCCGTCGTCGGGTGACGAGTACGCGCTCGTGAAGTCGCAGCTCGAGGAGAGCGGCCTGTTCACCGTCGACCTCAAGTCGACCGAGTGGGTCCAGTACTCCGAGGACCGCACGTCGGACGTCTACCCGGCCTACCAGCTCGGCTGGTTCCCGGACTACTCGGACGCCGACAACTACCTCACGCCGTTCTTCCTCACGGAGAACTTCCTGGGCAACCACTTCAGCGACGCCCAGACCGAGGAGCTCATCCTGGCGCAGGCGGTCGAGACCGACCCCGCCACGCGTCAGCAGCAGATCGAGGACATCCAGTCGCGCGTCGCCGAGCTGCTCTCGACGGTGCCGCTGCTCCAGGGTGCTCAGGTGGCCGTCGCGGGCACCGACGTCGACGGGGTCATCCTCGACGCGTCGTTCAAGCTCCGCTTCGCCCCGATCAACAAGTAA